One Lytechinus variegatus isolate NC3 chromosome 14, Lvar_3.0, whole genome shotgun sequence genomic region harbors:
- the LOC121427338 gene encoding uncharacterized protein LOC121427338 has protein sequence MTTTTSTSDMPRHTLRQTDFLPSRFSGDQLDRDNSTAHCLTFDDYLDAHNIDSTDPNQFQTILRSFRRTLQGQARLWIDGLTFNSYDDLKDGFVRRFSPAKSSYSHVRDFNTMTMTDGESAEAYLQRLRQTASYINYGEAQIKHRLLDSLPNECRATILMSASASDITCDEIAAKAQLFLDLRKDSTPQTKELTFSAQAEIDLLREEINSMKMTDTPSNDRDRGRAPNRRSPTPRRNNHNRSIDRSFPQRRQDRSRDRYRDYHHDTRRGKSPYRINRNFNDRQPRLTCDYCRIPGHVWRECRRRLRDIETQPRRDYNGQRQFYRQRTGYGQQQQDF, from the coding sequence ATGACTACCACAACATCAACATCGGATATGCCACGACATACACTACGACAGACGGACTTTCTTCCATCCCGTTTTTCTGGCGATCAGCTAGATAGGGACAACTCGACCGCACATTGTCTGACTTTTGATGATTACCTGGACGCACACAATATAGACTCAACTGACCCCAACCAATTCCAGACTATACTCCGATCTTTCCGTCGCACATTGCAGGGACAGGCTAGGCTATGGATAGACGGACTGACTTTTAATTCATATGACGACTTGAAAGACGGGTTTGTAAGGAGGTTTAGCCCAGCTAAGTCTTCATACAGCCATGTTAGGGACTTTAACACAATGACGATGACTGACGGGGAGAGCGCAGAGGCGTATCTCCAACGACTTCGACAGACTGCGTCTTACATCAATTACGGCGAGGCACAGATTAAGCACAGATTGCTTGATTCTCTGCCTAATGAATGCCGTGCAACAATATTGATGTCTGCCTCAGCCTCTGACATAACTTGTGATGAAATAGCAGCTAAGGCGCAGCTATTTCTTGACTTACGAAAGGACTCGACTCCACAGACAAAAGAACTGACCTTTTCTGCCCAGGCAGAAATTGATCTTCTCAGGGAGGAGATCAATTCAATGAAAATGACCGACACCCCCAGTAACGACAGAGACCGTGGCAGAGCTCCTAACCGACGATCTCCAACACCACGACGAAACAACCATAATAGGAGTATCGACCGTAGTTTCCCCCAACGACGACAAGACCGAAGTCGTGATCGGTATCGTGACTATCATCATGATACTAGACGCGGTAAGAGCCCATACCGCATTAACCGTAACTTTAATGACCGGCAACCAAGACTGACATGTGACTATTGTCGCATACCAGGACATGTCTGGCGAGAATGCCGACGACGACTTAGGGACATTGAGACACAGCCACGACGTGACTACAATGGTCAGCGACAATTCTACAGACAACGGACGGGCTACGGCCAACAGCAACAGGATTTTTAA